One region of Brassica napus cultivar Da-Ae chromosome A10, Da-Ae, whole genome shotgun sequence genomic DNA includes:
- the LOC106370428 gene encoding uncharacterized protein LOC106370428 — protein sequence MIRLPGLLRLLRLSELRLPQSDLAAVPQFDGRRRRLRMDTFSAEDLSTIGGIATVSLLHSFIPTHWLPFSIVGRAQKWTLSRTLFVTAFGAVLHVISTALLGITAITMADTIAGEETVHKLASLLLVFLGGSYILLFLAGKGGHNHSHNQPMEKMAVAGLVLVPALSPCATTLPVFLAVGNSKPMMILAIIVLLISTILVMTSLVALSFYGASQLKFHWVERYDKLLVGSVLCLVGVLTLLFHDHDHHHGHEAHQLHRKIITL from the exons ATGATCCGATTACCCGGACTGCTTCGGTTATTACGGTTATCTGAGCTTCGTCTTCCTCAGTCAGATCTTGCTGCTGTTCCTCAatttgacggaagaagaagaagactcagAATGGATACGTTCAGCGCGGAGGATCTGTCGACGATCGGCGGAATCGCGACAGTGTCGCTCCTTCATTCGTTCATTCCGACGCATTGGTTACCTTTCTCCATCGTCGGACGCGCTCAGAAATGGACGCTTTCCAGAACCCTCTTCGTCA CTGCATTTGGAGCAGTCTTGCATGTCATATCCACTGCCCTTCTTGGTATTACAGCCATCACAATGGCTGACACCATTGCCGGTGAAGAGACTGTTCACAAGCTGGCTTCCCTTTTGCTTGTGTTTCTCGGTGGAAGCTACATCTTGCTCTTTTTGGCTGGTAAAGGAGGTCACAATCATTCTCATAACCAGCCCATGGAGAAGATGGCTGTTGCTGGCCTTGTCCTTGTTCCCGCGTTATCTCCTTGTGCAACCACTCTCCCTGTTTTCCTCGCTGTTGGAAACTCAAAGCCCATGATGATTCTCGCCATCATAGTTCTGCTCATCAG CACCATTTTGGTGATGACATCGCTGGTAGCTCTATCGTTCTATGGTGCAAGCCAGCTGAAGTTTCACTGGGTGGAGCGATACGACAAACTACTGGTTGGTTCGGTCCTGTGTCTGGTAGGTGTTTTAACCCTTCTCTTCCATGATCATGACCACCACCATGGTCATGAAGCACATCAACTCCACAGGAAAATCATTACTCTCTAG
- the LOC106371695 gene encoding bifunctional aspartokinase/homoserine dehydrogenase 1, whose product MKKISVILMGCGGVGRQLLQHIVSFRSLHAKMGVHLRVVGVSDSKSLVVPVDVLKEELDDELLSEVCSVKSAGSALTTLGALGKGEYRVFNGSESRRETEGIAQLLGKSTGLVVVDCSASSETVEILTKAVELGCCAVLANKKPLTSTLEHYDKLVLDPRRIRHESTVGAGLPVIASMNRIISSGDPVHSIVGSLSGTLGYVMSELEDGRPLSQVVRAAKTLGYTEPDPRDDLSGMDVARKALILARLLGKRIVMDSIKIESLYPEEMRPGVMTVDDFLQNGIAKLDQNIEDRVKKASSNGCVLRYVCMIEGSSVQVGIREVPKDSPLGRLRGSDNIVEIRSRCYKEQPLVIQGAGAGNDTTAAGVLADIIDMQDLFP is encoded by the exons atgaagaagatctcGGTGATTCTCATGGGATGTGGAGGCGTTGGCCGACAACTTCTTCAACACATTGTCTCTTTCCGATCGCTTCACGCCAAAATG GGAGTTCATTTACGGGTGGTTGGAGTCAGTGACAGTAAATCCTTAGTTGTTCCAGTGGATGTGCTCAAAGAGGAGCTTGATGATGAACTCTTGTCTGAAGTTTGCAGTGTCAAATCGGCTGGTTCTGCTTTGACGACGCTTGGTGCTTTAG GAAAAGGTGAATATCGCGTGTTCAATGGTTCTGAGTCAAGAAGAGAAACGGAGGGAATTGCACAACTTCTGGGTAAATCTACAG gCTTAGTTGTTGTGGATTGCTCAGCGAGCAGTGAAACGGTTGAAATATTGACAAAGGCAGTTGAATTGGGTTGCTGTGCTGTCCTTGCAAATAAGAAGCCTCTTACTTCAACACTG GAACATTATGACAAGTTGGTTTTGGATCCTCGACGTATCCGCCATGAATCCACT GTTGGTGCTGGGCTTCCTGTCATTGCGTCCATGAACCGCATTATTTCATCTGGAGATCCTGTTCATAGTATTGTCGGTAGTTTGAGCG GTACCTTGGGATATGTAATGAGTGAGCTTGAAGATGGAAGGCCTCTAAGTCAAGTTGTTCGAGCTGCCAAAACGCTGGGGTACACTGAGCCAG ATCCACGTGACGACCTCAGTGGCATGGATGTTGCTAGAAAG GCTTTGATTCTTGCTCGACTTCTTGGGAAAAGGATAGTTATGGATAGCATAAAG ATAGAGAGCTTGTACCCTGAAGAGATGAGACCTGGAGTCATGACTGTGGATGATTTCCTCCAAAATGGAATAGCAAAACTTGATCAGAACATTGAGGATAGAGTTAAAAAAGCTTCATCAAACGGCTGTGTGCTTCGTTATGTTTGTATGATTGAGGGCTCAAG TGTTCAAGTTGGCATTCGAGAAGTTCCAAAAGATTCACCACTGGGACGACTAAGAGGCAGTGACAATATA GTAGAGATACGTAGCCGTTGCTACAAGGAGCAACCTTTGGTGATTCAAGGAGCCGGAGCCGGGAACGACACGACTGCAGCCGGTGTTCTTGCAGACATCATCGACATGCAGGATCTTTTCCCTTGA
- the LOC106371697 gene encoding uncharacterized protein LOC106371697, with protein MSDSSPTHDSPPPPAITGVSEPPVANDSDTNAKCQTALQSLSSIVTTATIPSTISLLLEDNAVSAAISSLLQLPDSGAGDNNLCRWLYDTFQSSEPQLQLLVLRFVPLIAGLYLSRVPLRQPQAGFEAVLLALYAHETTSRAGQAVTVNIPDLSHASIYHESKGPAKNNSTCLNIAVISSTLDPHGTVRSTRRARIVGVALELYYGKISMMPRESKLNFCESCEKWAGQNGEREEEEQPRGLIPEEESVGLGGRSEKDSGRIPLPWELVQPILRILGHCLMGMKGEDREVCEAASKACQSLYLRSLHDINPKAILATGSLLRLREMALDPKNQVDHTEISSDNVLSV; from the coding sequence ATGTCTGATTCATCCCCAACCCACGACTCTCCACCTCCTCCGGCGATCACCGGCGTCTCAGAACCCCCCGTGGCAAACGACTCAGACACCAATGCGAAATGTCAAACAGCGTTACAATCCTTATCCTCAATCGTAACAACCGCCACCATCCCTTCCACAATCTCCCTCCTCCTCGAAGACAACGCCGTCTCCGCCGCGATCTCCTCTCTCCTCCAGCTCCCGGACTCAGGCGCGGGGGACAACAACCTCTGCCGCTGGCTTTACGATACGTTCCAGTCCTCGGAGCCTCAACTTCAGCTCCTCGTCCTCCGCTTCGTCCCTCTGATCGCTGGACTCTACCTCTCACGCGTCCCTCTCCGGCAGCCTCAGGCCGGATTCGAAGCCGTGCTGCTCGCTCTCTACGCGCACGAGACCACCTCGCGCGCGGGCCAGGCCGTAACCGTCAACATCCCCGATCTCTCGCACGCTAGTATTTACCATGAATCCAAAGGTCCAGCGAAGAATAACTCCACGTGTCTAAACATAGCCGTTATCTCCTCGACGCTTGATCCGCACGGTACCGTGAGATCCACGCGACGCGCGCGGATCGTTGGCGTGGCGTTGGAGCTTTACTATGGTAAGATCTCGATGATGCCGCGTGAGTCCAAGCTTAACTTCTGCGAGTCGTGCGAGAAATGGGCGGGGCAGAACGGAgagagggaggaggaggagcagcCACGAGGTTTGATCCCTGAGGAAGAGAGTGTTGGCTTGGGAGGAAGGTCTGAGAAAGACAGTGGACGGATTCCTCTGCCGTGGGAGCTTGTGCAGCCGATACTGAGGATCTTGGGGCATTGCTTGATGGGGATGAAAGGGGAAGATAGGGAAGTGTGCGAGGCGGCGAGTAAGGCTTGTCAGAGTTTGTATCTTAGGTCGCTTCATGATATTAACCCTAAGGCGATCTTGGCTACTGGGAGTCTTCTCCGGCTTAGGGAGATGGCTCTTGATCCCAAGAACCAGGTTGATCATACTGAGATATCAAGCGACAACGTTTTGTCCGTCTGA